TTACATAATTGCAGCGGAAGAACAAGGTGTAGCTCCAGAATTATTATCTGGAACCATACAAAATGATATTCTTAAAGAGTTCATGGTTCGTAACACCTATATTTATCCACCTACTCCATCAATGAAAATTATTGCTGATATTTTTGAATATACTAGTAATAATATGCCTAAGTTCAATTCAATTTCGATCTCTGGATATCATATGCAAGAAGCTGGAGCAACACCAGAAATCGAATTAGCCTACACTTTAGCAGATGGTTTAGAATACATTAAAACCGGATTGGCCGCAGGTATGGACATCGACACCTTCGCTCCTCGCCTATCTTTCTTCTGGGCAATTGGAATGGACCATTTTAGAGAAATTGCAAAAATGCGTGCCGCTAGAATGTTATGGGCAAAACTTGTAAAACAATTCAATCCAAAAAACCCTAAATCCCTAGCTTTAAGGACACACTGTCAAACCAGTGGTTGGAGTTTAACAGAGCAAGATCCTTTTAATAATGTTGCAAGAACAACTATCGAAGCGATGGCTGCTGCATTTGGTGGAACACAAAGTTTACACACAAATGCTTTAGATGAAGCTATAGCATTACCTACTGATTTCTCTGCTCGTATTGCGAGAAATACTCAGATTTATCTTCAACAAGAAACACACATAACAAAAACCGTAGATCCTTGGGCGGGTAGTTACCATCTTGAACAATTAACCGAGGAAATTGCCAACAAAGCTTGGGAATTAATTCAAGAAACAGAAGAACTTGGAGGAATGACAAAAGCAATTGAAAAAGGAATTCCTAAAATGCGTATTGAAGAAGCTGCTGCGATAAAGCAAGCTAGAATCGATAGCGGACAAGATATAATTGTTGGAGTAAATAAATATCAACTAGAACAAGAAGATCCATTACACATTTTAGAAGTTGATAATGAAGCCGTAAGAAAATCTCAAATTGAGCGTTTGGAAGATTTAAAAGCAAAAAGGAATTCTAGTAATGTTGAACAATCTTTAGCAGATTTAACAGATTGTGCAAAAACAGGTAATGGAAATTTACTAGATTTAGCAGTAAAAGCTGCAAGAAACAGAGCTTCGTTAGGAGAAATTTCTGATGCCTTAGAAGCTGTATTCGGAAGACATAAAGCAGTTCATAAAACAATATCTGGAGTGTATAGTAAAGAAATTAAAGACGATTCATTATTCAAAAAAGCAAGTGAGTTAGCTGATAAATTTGCTGAACTTGAAGGACGAAGACCAAGAATAATGATTGCTAAATTAGGACAAGATGGACATGACAGAGGAGCAAAAGTAGTTGCTACAGGTTATGCTGATTTAGGTTTTGATGTTGATGTTGGTCCTTTATTTCAAACACCAAAAGAAGCTTCAAAACAAGCTATTGAAAATGATGTCCATATTATTGGTATCTCCTCTTTAGCAGCTGGACATAAAACATTAGTTCCTCAGGTAATTGAAGAATTAAAAAATTATGGTCGAGAAGATATTATGGTAATTGTAGGTGGTGTAATTCCTGCTCAAGATTATCAGTTTTTATTCGATGCTGGAGCCGTTGGAGTTTTTGGTCCTGGAACCAAAATTGCACAAGCAGCAATTGACATGCTTGAGATTTTAATTGATAGTACAGAAGAATAATTATGCAAATAAAATTCATCAACAGACAAACAGGAGAAACGCAAACAGAAACTCCACCAGGAGAAGGTTTCTTGAAAATGCTGTACAATAATCCTTTTGGAAAATTAGCGCTACTACCTTTAGTGAAACGTAAATTCTTATCTGAATGGTATGGTAGAAAAATGGATAAACCATCTTCTGTTTCTAAAATTCAAAAATTTGTTGATGATTTAAATATTGATATTAATGAAGCAGAAAAAAAGATAAATGATTTTATTTCTTTTAACGACTTTTTCTACAGAAAATTAAAACCAGAAGCAAGACCAATTGAAGAAGGATTCGTTTCTCCGGGAGATGGAAAATTACTTGCTTTTGAAAATGTTACAGATGTACATAATTTCTTTATAAAAGGAAGAAAATTTACTCTTGAAGAATTTCTAGCCAATAAAGAATTAGCACAAACTTATAAAAACGCTTCACTACTTATTTTAAGATTAGCTCCAAACGATTATCATAGATATCATTTCCCTTATGAAGGAACACCTTCTGAAATGGTTAAAATTAAAGGAGACTATTTATCTGTTTCACCATATGCCTTAGCAGGAAATTTTACAAAAGTATTTTGTGAAAATAAAAGAGAGTATTGCATCCTTGAAACAAAAGATAAAGGAAACATTATCCTAGCTCCTGTTGGAGCTACCATGGTTGGTAGTATAATTCAAACGTATACAGCTAACAAACCCTTAAATAAAGGAGATGAAATGGGGTATTTTGCTTTCGGAGGCTCAACTATTGTAGTTCTTATTGATAAGAACAAGATCAAAATTGATCAAGATATACTCAACAACACTAAAAACAGAATTGAAACATTCGTAAAAATGGGTGAGAAAATTGGGCAGTAGAATTGCCTTAATTTTAACTTAATCTAAACATCAAAAAACAGTTAATTTCTAAAGTTAATTCCTCTAACTTTCCGTAAATTTGCACAGTTTTTATCTACTCATTTTACAATGAAAAAAATCTTAAATATACTTTACTCCACTCGTTTAATGGCTGTCCTATTTATTGTTTTTGCTGCAGCCATGGGAATCGCAACTTTTATAGAAAATGATTTTGGAACTCAGACTGCCAAAAAACTAGTTTATAACGCATGGTGGTTCGAGTTAATAATGTTGTTTTTTGTAATCAACTTTTTTGGAAATATTTTCAGGTATCGCTTGTTGAGAAAAGAAAAATGGACTGTTTTTATGTTTCATATTGCTTTTCTTTTCATTTTAATTGGAGCTGGAATTACCCGCTACATTGGATATGAAGGAATGATGATTATTGACGAAGGAGAAACAACGAATACATTTTTATCTGAAACAAATTACTTAAATGTTATCATTGATGATAATGCCTCGCAAAAAGCCTACGAAGAAAAACTTCTACTTTCTGCTTGGGGTAAAAATTCGTCTGAATTTTCTTTTGTATTCCAACCCAATAAAAACAAACCAAAGCATGAAGTAAATTTTAAACTTGTTGACTTCATTCCTTGGGCAGAGAAAAAATTAATTTTAGATGAAAACGGTGTTGAATATTTACATTTTGTAGAAAGTTCAAGTGGTACAAGACACGATCATTATATAAAAAGAGGAACAATTCAAAACATTCATAACATTCTAGTTGGTTTTGATGCTCCAAATAGAAATGCTACTATTAACCTTTTTTATGTTGACGGAAGTTTAAAAATGACCTCTAAACAAGATGGAAATTGGTTAAGAATGGCTGATCAAAAACAAGGGAAAATTGTAAAAGATAGTGTTCAACATTTTCAATATACAACTTTACATTCTCTTAACGGTTTTCAATTTGTAGTTCCGAAACCTGCAGAGAAAGGAGAAATGAAAACGGTAAGAGGAAAGAAAGACAATAAGAAATTTGACATTGTAATCTTCGATGTTACTACTAACGGAAAAACTGAACGCGTTGAGTTTTCAGGTGGACAGTTTAACACTAAAGGAAAAAAAGAATTCTCTATAGATAATTTAAATTTTAGAGCTTGGTACGGAGCAAAATTACTTCAAACTCCATTTAGTATAAAACTGAATGATTTCCAATTAGAAAAATATCCTGGTTCCGAAAGTGCTTCTTCTTATGCAAGCGAAGTAACTGTAGTTGATAAAAATGAATCTTTTGATTACCGAATTTTTATGAACCATATTCTAGACCATAAAGGATACAAATTTTTCCAAGCAAGTTATCAGAATGCTGGAGAGGCTATTGAACAAACTCATTTATCTGTAAATCATGATTTCTGGGGTACTTTTATAACTTATATTGGATACTCATTATTATATATAGGATTGATTTCTTCATTATTTGCAAAATACACTCGTTTTGACGATTTAAAGAAAGGTCTAGTTAAAATTAGAAAAAAGAAAGCTGCTTTATTTATTCCTCTTTTTCTTCTTTCAACCGTTTGTTTAGCTCAACATAGTGCTCATGGAAACAATACCGACAACAGGTTAAGTGAACAGAAAGTTGATAGTATTCTTAAAGCTAATTTAGTGTCAGTTGAACATGCTGAAAAATTCAGTCATTTAGTAATCCAGGATGCAGGAGGTAGAATGAAACCTGCGCATACTTTTGCTTCTGAATTAGTAAGAAAAGTAGCTCAAACAGATAAGTTCAACGACATGACTCCGAGTCAAGTTTTACTCTCTATTACTGAGAATCCTACTTTTTGGTTACAAGTTCCATTTATTTACTTAGAAGAAGGTAATTCTGAAATTAGAAAAATTCTAGGATTGAGTAAAGAAAGTACTCATGCTCGTTTTATAGATTTCTACGATGCTCAAGGAAACTCTAAGATTGGAAACTTAGTTATAGAAGCGCAAAAGAAGAAAATTCAAAATAAGTTTGAGAAAGACCTAGTAAAAATTGAACGAAGAATCTGGTTACTTTCTCAAGCATTAGGTGGTGGAATTTTAAAGATTTTCCCAATTCCAGGGAATGAAGAAAACAAATGGGTTTCTCAACCAGAAACTGCAACTGCTGGATTCAGAGCTACAGACTCTGTTTTTGTTAGACAGTCATTACCTGTTTACATGCAATTACTTCAAAAATCAAAAAAATCAGGAGACTATACTGAAGCCAATCAAATTCTAGACGGAATTAAAAAGTTCCAAAACAAATATGGATCAGAAGTTATGCCATCAGATGACAAAGTAAATCTCGAAATAGCATACAACAAGATTAATATTTTTACAAAGTTATTCTTACTATATGGACTCTTCGGTTTCTTATTAATTGCTGCTGTAATCTTAAATATTTTCTCTCAGAAAAAATATGTGGGCTACATTGTAAAAGGTTTAATAGCCATTATTATAATGTTATTCATTTTCCACACTTTAGGATTGTTATCCCGATGGTATATTAGCGGAAACGCCCCTTGGAGTAATGCATATGAGAGTATCATATATGTGGCGTGGGCCACTATGCTTTTTGGGCTATACTTAGGAAGAAAATCTTCTTTAACTATTGGAGCTGCAACTTTTGTGTCTTGCGTAATTTTAATGATTGCGTTAGGTAATTGGTTAGATCCAGAAATTGCAAACCTTCAGCCAGTATTGAATTCATGGTGGTTACTTGTTCATGTTTCTATTATTGTAGCTAGTTACGGCCCATTTTCACTAGGTATGGTATTGGGTGTAGTTTCATTAATACTAATGATTTTCACTACGGATAAGAATAAAAAGAAAATGGAAACCAACATAAAAGAACTTACTATTATTAATGAGATGTCTTTAACAGTTGGTCTAGTCATGCTAACCGTTGGTAACTTTTTAGGTGGAATGTGGGCTAACGAAAGTTGGGGAAGATATTGGGGCTGGGACCCAAAAGAAACATGGGCTTTAATTTCTATTATGATTTATGCCTTTGTTCTTCACATGAGACTCATCCCAGGTTTACGAAGCAAATACACATTTAACTTGTGGTCTGTAATCGCTTATGCTTCAATTATGATGACGTATTTCGGAGTTAACTTTTATTTAGCAGGATTACATTCATATGCTAGTGGTGATAGAGTAATAACACCTAGTTCCGTATATTATTCTGTAGCTTTTGTAGCTATTATTGGATTATTCGCATGGTTTAAGCACAAAAAACTATATCGCAATTAAGCCGATTAGGTTTAAAAATGTACATTTGCCAATCAAATAAAAAACAACTATGTTCAATAAAAATATAAAACTAATTCTAGCAGTATTAACAGCAGCATGGGCTGTTTATGAATTTTCACAAGGACATATAGGTAATGGTCTTGCAATTTTATTACTTACTGGTATTTTTATTTTATTTTATTTTAAAAATGAATTCATTTTACTTGCCTTTTTACAATTAAGAAAGCAAAACTTTGAAGGAGCTAAAAATTGGCTAGCCTATATTAAAAATCCAGAAGCTGCTTTAACTGTTAAACAACAAGGTTATTATAACTACCTACATGGTATTATGCTTTCTCAAACTAACATTACTCAAGCAGAGAAATTTTTAAAAAAAGCTGTTAAGTTAGGTTTATCTATGGATCACGATTTGGCAATGGCCAAATTACAATTAGCTGGAATAGCTATGACGAAAAGAAGAAAAAGGGAAGCTACAACATTAATGAATGAAGCTAAGAAGTTAGATAAGCATGGAATGTTAAAAGAACAACTACAAATGTTAAAACAACAAATGAAGAAGATTTAACTTCTAATTTGGTTTAAACAATATATTGTATCTTTATCCTGGTTTGACTCTGAAAAATGATTAGAAACTTTCTTTTAAAAGCTTTAAACAGGCACGCCTCACATTGGGTAGTGCTATTAATTGACACTCTTCTTGTTGCATTATCTTTCATTTTAGCTT
This genomic window from Tenacibaculum sp. 190524A05c contains:
- the scpA gene encoding methylmalonyl-CoA mutase; translation: MSRKDISNIKLEKKSSSTNKSLQHEDFIAGIAPNLRGPYSTMYVRRPWTIRQYAGFSTAEESNAFYRRNLAAGQKGLSVAFDLATHRGYDSDHERVQGDVGKAGVAIDSVEDMKVLFDQIPLDKMSVSMTMNGAVLPILAFYIIAAEEQGVAPELLSGTIQNDILKEFMVRNTYIYPPTPSMKIIADIFEYTSNNMPKFNSISISGYHMQEAGATPEIELAYTLADGLEYIKTGLAAGMDIDTFAPRLSFFWAIGMDHFREIAKMRAARMLWAKLVKQFNPKNPKSLALRTHCQTSGWSLTEQDPFNNVARTTIEAMAAAFGGTQSLHTNALDEAIALPTDFSARIARNTQIYLQQETHITKTVDPWAGSYHLEQLTEEIANKAWELIQETEELGGMTKAIEKGIPKMRIEEAAAIKQARIDSGQDIIVGVNKYQLEQEDPLHILEVDNEAVRKSQIERLEDLKAKRNSSNVEQSLADLTDCAKTGNGNLLDLAVKAARNRASLGEISDALEAVFGRHKAVHKTISGVYSKEIKDDSLFKKASELADKFAELEGRRPRIMIAKLGQDGHDRGAKVVATGYADLGFDVDVGPLFQTPKEASKQAIENDVHIIGISSLAAGHKTLVPQVIEELKNYGREDIMVIVGGVIPAQDYQFLFDAGAVGVFGPGTKIAQAAIDMLEILIDSTEE
- a CDS encoding phosphatidylserine decarboxylase; translated protein: MQIKFINRQTGETQTETPPGEGFLKMLYNNPFGKLALLPLVKRKFLSEWYGRKMDKPSSVSKIQKFVDDLNIDINEAEKKINDFISFNDFFYRKLKPEARPIEEGFVSPGDGKLLAFENVTDVHNFFIKGRKFTLEEFLANKELAQTYKNASLLILRLAPNDYHRYHFPYEGTPSEMVKIKGDYLSVSPYALAGNFTKVFCENKREYCILETKDKGNIILAPVGATMVGSIIQTYTANKPLNKGDEMGYFAFGGSTIVVLIDKNKIKIDQDILNNTKNRIETFVKMGEKIGQ
- the ccsA gene encoding cytochrome c biogenesis protein CcsA, producing MKKILNILYSTRLMAVLFIVFAAAMGIATFIENDFGTQTAKKLVYNAWWFELIMLFFVINFFGNIFRYRLLRKEKWTVFMFHIAFLFILIGAGITRYIGYEGMMIIDEGETTNTFLSETNYLNVIIDDNASQKAYEEKLLLSAWGKNSSEFSFVFQPNKNKPKHEVNFKLVDFIPWAEKKLILDENGVEYLHFVESSSGTRHDHYIKRGTIQNIHNILVGFDAPNRNATINLFYVDGSLKMTSKQDGNWLRMADQKQGKIVKDSVQHFQYTTLHSLNGFQFVVPKPAEKGEMKTVRGKKDNKKFDIVIFDVTTNGKTERVEFSGGQFNTKGKKEFSIDNLNFRAWYGAKLLQTPFSIKLNDFQLEKYPGSESASSYASEVTVVDKNESFDYRIFMNHILDHKGYKFFQASYQNAGEAIEQTHLSVNHDFWGTFITYIGYSLLYIGLISSLFAKYTRFDDLKKGLVKIRKKKAALFIPLFLLSTVCLAQHSAHGNNTDNRLSEQKVDSILKANLVSVEHAEKFSHLVIQDAGGRMKPAHTFASELVRKVAQTDKFNDMTPSQVLLSITENPTFWLQVPFIYLEEGNSEIRKILGLSKESTHARFIDFYDAQGNSKIGNLVIEAQKKKIQNKFEKDLVKIERRIWLLSQALGGGILKIFPIPGNEENKWVSQPETATAGFRATDSVFVRQSLPVYMQLLQKSKKSGDYTEANQILDGIKKFQNKYGSEVMPSDDKVNLEIAYNKINIFTKLFLLYGLFGFLLIAAVILNIFSQKKYVGYIVKGLIAIIIMLFIFHTLGLLSRWYISGNAPWSNAYESIIYVAWATMLFGLYLGRKSSLTIGAATFVSCVILMIALGNWLDPEIANLQPVLNSWWLLVHVSIIVASYGPFSLGMVLGVVSLILMIFTTDKNKKKMETNIKELTIINEMSLTVGLVMLTVGNFLGGMWANESWGRYWGWDPKETWALISIMIYAFVLHMRLIPGLRSKYTFNLWSVIAYASIMMTYFGVNFYLAGLHSYASGDRVITPSSVYYSVAFVAIIGLFAWFKHKKLYRN
- a CDS encoding DUF2892 domain-containing protein — its product is MFNKNIKLILAVLTAAWAVYEFSQGHIGNGLAILLLTGIFILFYFKNEFILLAFLQLRKQNFEGAKNWLAYIKNPEAALTVKQQGYYNYLHGIMLSQTNITQAEKFLKKAVKLGLSMDHDLAMAKLQLAGIAMTKRRKREATTLMNEAKKLDKHGMLKEQLQMLKQQMKKI